The Hypomesus transpacificus isolate Combined female chromosome 3, fHypTra1, whole genome shotgun sequence genome has a window encoding:
- the ktn1 gene encoding kinectin isoform X1: MAMDIYDSQYLLVLAPSLVIALLFLFFWLFMKETSYDEVLARQKRHLKLPASRPDTRKKGDKKKSKKREASGGGGGGGESEEDLRDFEVGDTANGSALEEEEEPVAPPTPAPAPLAAPVELPSGLKERKKKEKKQQAAAAKAAAAASSPEEPEVNGSKAAGRRAETPVAVSKQHGSTPPQPDEHTQTPPPPAGKKKEKKKQKAEAVEESQPETKVAPAPTPAPAKKEAPVVAETKAQDGAPPPTTTTGKKKNSAKKQKTEHAPVDDAQTDSAAPANHQAGHNDDAPSKGSGRKQKMEADKENSEVKLKELLAGLGGLTEAEVVSVVAVLREKSPNALEAWHKSTVKADPSAQEKDRLLNTLQEEASIAKDKVKQLSQELQLEKQKSVRAEAVVREHRGALEKEMNVIQAKAQGSYQDMQMKFQQVREQQDSQISRLQQENKILRDAVSSATNQMENKQSAELNNLRSECSGLMKELAETSSKLQQEEHQRKSLEVNYKQAEAQLQDTKRRWDELQNYLHGVNSDKQALQAAKQELQNQLLAVETEMNNKNQEILTLHSSLTDTMVSKEQMEQKVLQLLEASQHRVPDDALQGQLQELLGENKGLHVQVEALQAQVSSQAAHVSHFEELQKLLAEKEQQRMSLEDSLNAERSSGASRETNMQAMHNENLSLKADFQNLQAQISDQTASHLAFDQFQKSVQEREENIKTVEDLLKAGLIEVANKEEELKAVRVESEALKQELEALRLHIPEQSSSDSIVDELQSKMQEREDQIQVLEDSLQTALDSSSTRQKAVEALEKQVAALQSEAEQLKQQQAEETSSTSSRDLELQAQLASREQEVQSLQAELEGRAAELEGRAREMSDKEEQLQQQLQLQLQQQQQESQTAAPTSEMLIALAEREKQVSGLQADLEELRDSLELHRKKNNELREKNWSAMEALAATEAMLQGKLSKTAKESQTGLDSAQAECREVLHRLLPHVPLPTQQDHQEWLQRFESAASEVRAAEASPASPPAPGAEEFTGLADKLKESEEAQKVLQKDCETYKKVLAETEGILQRLQSSVEQEESRWKVKLELGQVELKEMSVKVTTLEQEVERLSDVGELENVRRDKQHLEAELERAERESATYVTEVRELKDLLTELQSKLDGSYTEAVRQNEELTLLKTQLTDTLSKLEAEESERQKVAGDLYKAQQSLDLIQEELFKETGQGELIENDNFSSQREEMDRKEKVTAGLNQTVRDLQHLLQSVNRQLTKRHEGETDKDSPEL; the protein is encoded by the exons ATGGCGATGGACATCTACGACTCCCAGTACCTGCTGGTCCTGGCCCCCTCCCTGGTCATCGCCCTCTTGTTCCTCTTCTTCTGGCTCTTCATGAAGGAGACGTCCTACGACGAGGTGCTCGCACGGCAGAAACGCCACCTTAAGCTGCCAGCCTCCAGACCCGACACGCGCAAGAAGGGAGACAAGAAGAAGAGCAAGAAGAGGGAGGCTagcggtggaggaggagggggaggagagtcgGAGGAGGATCTGAGGGACTTCGAGGTGGGCGACACCGCCAATGGCTccgctctggaggaggaggaggagcccgtGGCCCCGCCCACCCcggcccccgcccccctggccGCCCCCGTGGAGCTCCCCTCAGGgctgaaggagaggaagaagaaggagaagaagcagCAGGCTGCCGCCGCCAAGGCTGCCGCCGCGGCCAGCTCCCCTGAGGAGCCAGAGGTGAACGGGTCGAAGGCAGCGGGCCGCAGGGCGGAGACGCCCGTGGCTGTCAGCAAGCAGCACGGCTCCACCCCGCCCCAGCCTGACGAACACACCCAGACGCCCCCCCCGCCCGCTgggaagaagaaggaaaagaagaagcagaaggctgaggctg TGGAGGAGAGCCAGCCCGAGACTAAGGTGGCCCCGGCCCCCACTCCGGCCCCGGCCAAGAAGGAGGCTCCAGTTGTGGCCGAGACCAAGGCCCAGGATGgtgcccccccacccaccaccaccacgggcAAGAAGAAGAACTCTGCCAAGAAGCAGAAGACTGAACAtg ctccagttgATGATGCCCAGACTGACTCTGCTGCCCCAGCCAATCACCAGGCAGGACACAACGACGACGCCCCCTCCAAGGGGAGTGGCAGGAAGCAGAAGATGGAGGCTGATAAAG AGAACTCTGAGGTGAAGCTGAAGGAGCTgctggctgggctgggaggACTGACGGAGGCCGAGGTGGTCAGCGTGGTGGCTGTGCTGAGGGAGAAGAGCCCCAACGCCCTGGAGGCCTGGCACAAG TCCACCGTCAAGGCCGACCCGTCAGCCCAGGAGAAGGACAGACTTCTCAACACCCTGCAGGAAGAAGCCTCCATAGCCAAGGACAAGGTCAAGCAGCTCAGCCAG GAGCTGCAGTTGGAGAAGCAGAAGAGCGTCCGGGCTGAGGCTGTGGTGAGGGAGCACCGTGGGGccctggagaaggagatgaACGTCATCCAGGCCAAGGCCCAGGGCAGCTACCAGGACATGCAGATGAAG ttccagcaggtgagagagcagcaggacagTCAGATCAGCCGTCTGCAGCAGGAGAACAAAATACTGAGAGACGCTGTGAGCTCAGCCACCAATCAGATGGAGAACAA GCAGTCTGCGGAGCTGAACAACCTGCGCTCTGAGTGCTCAGGCCTGATGAAGGAGCTGGCAGAGACCTCCAGCAAGCTGCAACAGGAGGAACACCAGAGGAAGTCCCTGGAGGTCAACTACAAGCAGGCAGAG GCTCAGCTGCAGGATACGAAGCGTCGCTGGGACGAGCTGCAGAACTACCTCCACGGAGTGAACTCTGACAAGCAGGCGCTGCAGGCCGCCAAGCAAG agcTGCAGAACCAGCTGCTGGCCGTGGAGACGGAGATGAACAACAAGAACCAGGAGATCCTGACTCTGCACAGCAGCCTGACAGACACCATGGTGTCCAAGGAGCAGATGGAGCAGAAGGTGTTGCAGCTTCTGGAGGCGTCCCAGCACAGAGTCCCAGACGACGCCCTGCAGGGCCAGCTCCAG GAGCTCCTTGGTGAAAACAAGGGACTCCATGTCCAGGTTGAGGCCTTGCAGGCCCAGGTCAGCTCCCAG GCTGCTCACGTCTCCCACTTTGAGGAGCTCCAGAAGCT gctggCTGAGAAGGAGCAGCAGAGGATGAGTTTGGAGGACTCCCTCAACGCTGAGAGAAGCAGTGGGGCGAGCAGAGAGACCAACATGCAG gcGATGCACAATGAGAACTTGTCACTGAAAGCAGACTTCCAGAATCTGCAGGCTCAGATTTCTGACCAG actgCCTCTCATTTGGCTTTCGACCAGTTCCAGAAGAG CGTCCAGGAGCGAGAGGAGAACATCAAGACTGTGGAGGACCTGCTGAAGGCCGGCCTGATCGAGGTGGCCaacaaggaggaggagctaaAG gctgtgagggtggagagCGAGGCTCTGAAACAAGAACTGGAGGCTTTGAGGCTCCATATACCTGAACAG tcctcctccgaCTCCATCGTGGACGAGTTGCAGAGCAA gATGCAGGAGAGGGAAGATCAGATCCAGGTGCTGGAGGACAGCCTCCAGACAGCCCTGGACAGCAGCTCCACCAGGCAGAAGGCCGTAGAG gccctAGAGAAGCAAGTTGCAGCCCTGCAGTCAGAGGCTGAGCAGCTGAAACAGCAGCAGGCTGAAGAGAccagctccacctcctccagagacCTGGAACTGCAGGCCCA GCTGGCATCCAGGGAGCAGGAGGTGCAGAGTCTGCAGGCAGAGCTGGAGGGCAGAGCTGCGGAgctggagggcagagccagggagATGAGCGACAAGGAAGAGCAGCTACAACAGCAGCTTCAactgcagctgcagcagcaacAG CAGGAGTCCCAGACAGCAGCTCCCACCTCAGAGATGCTGATTGC GTTGGCGGAGAGGGAGAAGCAGGTGTCTGGCCTGCAGGCTGacctggaggagctgagagACTCTCTGGAGCTCCACAGGAAGAAGAACAAC GAGCTTCGGGAGAAAAACTGGAGTGCTATGGAGGCTCTGGCTGCTACTGAGGCCATGCTGCAGGGGAAACTCAGCAAGACCGCCAAG gAGAGCCAGACAGGTCTGGATTCAGCCCAGGCGGAGTGCAGAGAGGTTCTCCACAGACTGCTGCCTCACGTCCCTCTGCCCACCCAACAG GACCACCAGGAATGGCTGCAGAGGTTTGAGAGTGCGGCGTCCGAGGTTCGTGCAGCGGAGGCcagccctgcttctcctcctgctccaggagCAGAGGAGTTCACG GGCCTGGCTGACAAGCTGAAGGAGTCCGAGGAGGCCCAGAAGGTTCTACAGAAAGACTGTGAGACGTACAAGAAAGTTTTGGCAGAGACg GAGGGCATCCTGCAGCGCCTGCAGAGCAGTGTGGAGCAGGAAGAGTCTCGCTGGAAGGTGAAGCTGGAACTGGGTCAGGTGGAGCTGAAAGAg aTGAGTGTGAAAGTCACAAcactggaacaggaagtggaaagaCTGAGCGATGTTGGAGAGCTGGAAAAC GTGAGACGAGACAAGCAGCACCTGGAGGCGGAGCTAGAGCGGGCGGAGCGCGAGAGCGCCACCTACGTGACGGAGGTCCGAGAG CTCAAAGATCTGTTGACTGAATTGCAGAGCAAACTTGATGGCTCTTACACAGAGGCTGTCAGGCAGAATGAGGAGCTGACCTTG ctGAAGACCCAGCTGACGGATACTCTGTCCAAGCTGGAGgcggaggagagcgagaggcaGAAGGTGGCAGGTGACCTCTATAAG GCCCAGCAGTCCCTGGACCTGATCCAGGAGGAGCTCTTCAAGGAGACGGGCCAGGGGGAGCTGATCGAGAACGACAACTTCTCATCCCAGAGG gaagaGATGGACAGGAAGGAGAAAGTGACTGCGGGGCTGAACCAGACAGTGAGGGACCTGCAGCACCTGCTCCAGTCTGTCAACCGTCAGCTCACCAAGAGACATGAGGGG GAGACGGACAAAGACTCTCCAGAGTTATAG
- the ktn1 gene encoding kinectin isoform X4 has protein sequence MAMDIYDSQYLLVLAPSLVIALLFLFFWLFMKETSYDEVLARQKRHLKLPASRPDTRKKGDKKKSKKREASGGGGGGGESEEDLRDFEVGDTANGSALEEEEEPVAPPTPAPAPLAAPVELPSGLKERKKKEKKQQAAAAKAAAAASSPEEPEVNGSKAAGRRAETPVAVSKQHGSTPPQPDEHTQTPPPPAGKKKEKKKQKAEAVEESQPETKVAPAPTPAPAKKEAPVVAETKAQDGAPPPTTTTGKKKNSAKKQKTEHAPVDDAQTDSAAPANHQAGHNDDAPSKGSGRKQKMEADKENSEVKLKELLAGLGGLTEAEVVSVVAVLREKSPNALEAWHKSTVKADPSAQEKDRLLNTLQEEASIAKDKVKQLSQELQLEKQKSVRAEAVVREHRGALEKEMNVIQAKAQGSYQDMQMKFQQVREQQDSQISRLQQENKILRDAVSSATNQMENKQSAELNNLRSECSGLMKELAETSSKLQQEEHQRKSLEVNYKQAEAQLQDTKRRWDELQNYLHGVNSDKQALQAAKQELQNQLLAVETEMNNKNQEILTLHSSLTDTMVSKEQMEQKVLQLLEASQHRVPDDALQGQLQELLGENKGLHVQVEALQAQVSSQAAHVSHFEELQKLLAEKEQQRMSLEDSLNAERSSGASRETNMQAMHNENLSLKADFQNLQAQISDQTASHLAFDQFQKSVQEREENIKTVEDLLKAGLIEVANKEEELKAVRVESEALKQELEALRLHIPEQSSSDSIVDELQSKMQEREDQIQVLEDSLQTALDSSSTRQKAVEALEKQVAALQSEAEQLKQQQAEETSSTSSRDLELQAQLASREQEVQSLQAELEGRAAELEGRAREMSDKEEQLQQQLQLQLQQQQQESQTAAPTSEMLIALAEREKQVSGLQADLEELRDSLELHRKKNNESQTGLDSAQAECREVLHRLLPHVPLPTQQDHQEWLQRFESAASEVRAAEASPASPPAPGAEEFTGLADKLKESEEAQKVLQKDCETYKKVLAETEGILQRLQSSVEQEESRWKVKLELGQVELKEMSVKVTTLEQEVERLSDVGELENVRRDKQHLEAELERAERESATYVTEVRELKDLLTELQSKLDGSYTEAVRQNEELTLLKTQLTDTLSKLEAEESERQKVAGDLYKAQQSLDLIQEELFKETGQGELIENDNFSSQREEMDRKEKVTAGLNQTVRDLQHLLQSVNRQLTKRHEGETDKDSPEL, from the exons ATGGCGATGGACATCTACGACTCCCAGTACCTGCTGGTCCTGGCCCCCTCCCTGGTCATCGCCCTCTTGTTCCTCTTCTTCTGGCTCTTCATGAAGGAGACGTCCTACGACGAGGTGCTCGCACGGCAGAAACGCCACCTTAAGCTGCCAGCCTCCAGACCCGACACGCGCAAGAAGGGAGACAAGAAGAAGAGCAAGAAGAGGGAGGCTagcggtggaggaggagggggaggagagtcgGAGGAGGATCTGAGGGACTTCGAGGTGGGCGACACCGCCAATGGCTccgctctggaggaggaggaggagcccgtGGCCCCGCCCACCCcggcccccgcccccctggccGCCCCCGTGGAGCTCCCCTCAGGgctgaaggagaggaagaagaaggagaagaagcagCAGGCTGCCGCCGCCAAGGCTGCCGCCGCGGCCAGCTCCCCTGAGGAGCCAGAGGTGAACGGGTCGAAGGCAGCGGGCCGCAGGGCGGAGACGCCCGTGGCTGTCAGCAAGCAGCACGGCTCCACCCCGCCCCAGCCTGACGAACACACCCAGACGCCCCCCCCGCCCGCTgggaagaagaaggaaaagaagaagcagaaggctgaggctg TGGAGGAGAGCCAGCCCGAGACTAAGGTGGCCCCGGCCCCCACTCCGGCCCCGGCCAAGAAGGAGGCTCCAGTTGTGGCCGAGACCAAGGCCCAGGATGgtgcccccccacccaccaccaccacgggcAAGAAGAAGAACTCTGCCAAGAAGCAGAAGACTGAACAtg ctccagttgATGATGCCCAGACTGACTCTGCTGCCCCAGCCAATCACCAGGCAGGACACAACGACGACGCCCCCTCCAAGGGGAGTGGCAGGAAGCAGAAGATGGAGGCTGATAAAG AGAACTCTGAGGTGAAGCTGAAGGAGCTgctggctgggctgggaggACTGACGGAGGCCGAGGTGGTCAGCGTGGTGGCTGTGCTGAGGGAGAAGAGCCCCAACGCCCTGGAGGCCTGGCACAAG TCCACCGTCAAGGCCGACCCGTCAGCCCAGGAGAAGGACAGACTTCTCAACACCCTGCAGGAAGAAGCCTCCATAGCCAAGGACAAGGTCAAGCAGCTCAGCCAG GAGCTGCAGTTGGAGAAGCAGAAGAGCGTCCGGGCTGAGGCTGTGGTGAGGGAGCACCGTGGGGccctggagaaggagatgaACGTCATCCAGGCCAAGGCCCAGGGCAGCTACCAGGACATGCAGATGAAG ttccagcaggtgagagagcagcaggacagTCAGATCAGCCGTCTGCAGCAGGAGAACAAAATACTGAGAGACGCTGTGAGCTCAGCCACCAATCAGATGGAGAACAA GCAGTCTGCGGAGCTGAACAACCTGCGCTCTGAGTGCTCAGGCCTGATGAAGGAGCTGGCAGAGACCTCCAGCAAGCTGCAACAGGAGGAACACCAGAGGAAGTCCCTGGAGGTCAACTACAAGCAGGCAGAG GCTCAGCTGCAGGATACGAAGCGTCGCTGGGACGAGCTGCAGAACTACCTCCACGGAGTGAACTCTGACAAGCAGGCGCTGCAGGCCGCCAAGCAAG agcTGCAGAACCAGCTGCTGGCCGTGGAGACGGAGATGAACAACAAGAACCAGGAGATCCTGACTCTGCACAGCAGCCTGACAGACACCATGGTGTCCAAGGAGCAGATGGAGCAGAAGGTGTTGCAGCTTCTGGAGGCGTCCCAGCACAGAGTCCCAGACGACGCCCTGCAGGGCCAGCTCCAG GAGCTCCTTGGTGAAAACAAGGGACTCCATGTCCAGGTTGAGGCCTTGCAGGCCCAGGTCAGCTCCCAG GCTGCTCACGTCTCCCACTTTGAGGAGCTCCAGAAGCT gctggCTGAGAAGGAGCAGCAGAGGATGAGTTTGGAGGACTCCCTCAACGCTGAGAGAAGCAGTGGGGCGAGCAGAGAGACCAACATGCAG gcGATGCACAATGAGAACTTGTCACTGAAAGCAGACTTCCAGAATCTGCAGGCTCAGATTTCTGACCAG actgCCTCTCATTTGGCTTTCGACCAGTTCCAGAAGAG CGTCCAGGAGCGAGAGGAGAACATCAAGACTGTGGAGGACCTGCTGAAGGCCGGCCTGATCGAGGTGGCCaacaaggaggaggagctaaAG gctgtgagggtggagagCGAGGCTCTGAAACAAGAACTGGAGGCTTTGAGGCTCCATATACCTGAACAG tcctcctccgaCTCCATCGTGGACGAGTTGCAGAGCAA gATGCAGGAGAGGGAAGATCAGATCCAGGTGCTGGAGGACAGCCTCCAGACAGCCCTGGACAGCAGCTCCACCAGGCAGAAGGCCGTAGAG gccctAGAGAAGCAAGTTGCAGCCCTGCAGTCAGAGGCTGAGCAGCTGAAACAGCAGCAGGCTGAAGAGAccagctccacctcctccagagacCTGGAACTGCAGGCCCA GCTGGCATCCAGGGAGCAGGAGGTGCAGAGTCTGCAGGCAGAGCTGGAGGGCAGAGCTGCGGAgctggagggcagagccagggagATGAGCGACAAGGAAGAGCAGCTACAACAGCAGCTTCAactgcagctgcagcagcaacAG CAGGAGTCCCAGACAGCAGCTCCCACCTCAGAGATGCTGATTGC GTTGGCGGAGAGGGAGAAGCAGGTGTCTGGCCTGCAGGCTGacctggaggagctgagagACTCTCTGGAGCTCCACAGGAAGAAGAACAAC gAGAGCCAGACAGGTCTGGATTCAGCCCAGGCGGAGTGCAGAGAGGTTCTCCACAGACTGCTGCCTCACGTCCCTCTGCCCACCCAACAG GACCACCAGGAATGGCTGCAGAGGTTTGAGAGTGCGGCGTCCGAGGTTCGTGCAGCGGAGGCcagccctgcttctcctcctgctccaggagCAGAGGAGTTCACG GGCCTGGCTGACAAGCTGAAGGAGTCCGAGGAGGCCCAGAAGGTTCTACAGAAAGACTGTGAGACGTACAAGAAAGTTTTGGCAGAGACg GAGGGCATCCTGCAGCGCCTGCAGAGCAGTGTGGAGCAGGAAGAGTCTCGCTGGAAGGTGAAGCTGGAACTGGGTCAGGTGGAGCTGAAAGAg aTGAGTGTGAAAGTCACAAcactggaacaggaagtggaaagaCTGAGCGATGTTGGAGAGCTGGAAAAC GTGAGACGAGACAAGCAGCACCTGGAGGCGGAGCTAGAGCGGGCGGAGCGCGAGAGCGCCACCTACGTGACGGAGGTCCGAGAG CTCAAAGATCTGTTGACTGAATTGCAGAGCAAACTTGATGGCTCTTACACAGAGGCTGTCAGGCAGAATGAGGAGCTGACCTTG ctGAAGACCCAGCTGACGGATACTCTGTCCAAGCTGGAGgcggaggagagcgagaggcaGAAGGTGGCAGGTGACCTCTATAAG GCCCAGCAGTCCCTGGACCTGATCCAGGAGGAGCTCTTCAAGGAGACGGGCCAGGGGGAGCTGATCGAGAACGACAACTTCTCATCCCAGAGG gaagaGATGGACAGGAAGGAGAAAGTGACTGCGGGGCTGAACCAGACAGTGAGGGACCTGCAGCACCTGCTCCAGTCTGTCAACCGTCAGCTCACCAAGAGACATGAGGGG GAGACGGACAAAGACTCTCCAGAGTTATAG